ATATGCTCCATTGTACTCTGCTACCTCTTCACCCATCAAATAGATAGACTCGTCCCTTCTCATTTCTTCGGACATGGCCTCGGCTATCGCTTCTCTAAATTGTAGTGTTTTCATCTATTGAAAATATTAATCTTGGTTATATGCTAGAAAGCAAGCAAAAATAGGAAATATAATATCAAATAACAGAACGCATTATTTAAAAAAAGTTATAAAATTTATTATGCATGCATAATAAATTTAGAATAAAATAGTTATCTTCGTAGCTATTGAAATAAAGTTTTTAAACATGAAGATATTAGTTTGTATAAGTAATGTTCCCGATACCACCTCTAAAATAAATTTCTCCGAAGGTGATACTAAATTCGATACCAATGGTGTTCAATTTGTTATAAACCCTAATGATGAATTTGGGTTAACAAGAGCAATGTGGTTCAAAGAAAAACAAGGTGCAACCGTGCACATTGCAACTGTTGGCGGCCCAAACGTTGAGCCTACAATGCGTAAAGCCCTTGCTATTGGAGCTGACGAGGCATTTAGAATCAATGCCGAACCTACGGACGGCTTTTATGTTGCTCAACAATTAGCTGAAATAGTTAAAAATGGTGGTTATGATCTTGTAATCGGCGGTAAAGAATCTATTGACTATAACGGCGGTATGGTACCCGGTATATTAGCTTCACTTACTAATATGAATTTCATTAATTCTTGTATAAGCTTAGAAATTGATGGTAACAACGTTTCCGCAGTAAGAGAAATAGATGGCGGAAAAGAGACTTTGAGCAGTTCTCTGCCAATTGTTATCGGTGGCCAAAAAGGCCTTGTAGCTG
The genomic region above belongs to Maribacter hydrothermalis and contains:
- a CDS encoding electron transfer flavoprotein subunit beta/FixA family protein, yielding MKILVCISNVPDTTSKINFSEGDTKFDTNGVQFVINPNDEFGLTRAMWFKEKQGATVHIATVGGPNVEPTMRKALAIGADEAFRINAEPTDGFYVAQQLAEIVKNGGYDLVIGGKESIDYNGGMVPGILASLTNMNFINSCISLEIDGNNVSAVREIDGGKETLSSSLPIVIGGQKGLVAESDLRIPNMRGIMMARKKNLGILEPVDGLNATEDKKFDKPAAKGQVKLADNVDQLIDLLHKEAKVI